One window of the Cryptococcus gattii WM276 chromosome E, complete sequence genome contains the following:
- a CDS encoding Hypothetical protein (Similar to TIGR gene model, INSD accession AAW43688.1~If this gene is real, it has duplicated and diverged from the subsequent gene CGB_E6370W; CNE04800) produces the protein MPVSSNKLQEFTIKAANQSQIELHAKVSYVIWPRAQSYEEYWEVYNTERREAPWGKDAFQTWVLVHRADPEGEIYAACKTYRRKSFVKHRGADDIEDGYVYGMASVVTPKQHLRNGYATRLLSLLHRYFGPENTLPPIPESWGKGQPYIPLPPDIAPKIPKALGSILWSDVGSTFYSRCLSGQDRQGWVVDDALNGELVWKILPNADPLEEGYTWIYQEGLVSVGQELSMRVQNELRRSDTTERSIFMQDPANPGTLFFLPVKGAWMNPEFKSFPVGLRIKAPSGKSTEDAIVLFTVSNRSIRKRFLVTFVSNLDPLQLPSVLKAFDTLATKVGHEEGCVWGLDAESELVKAWKALSEREVEVGRREEVDGHLLGVAWYGREEDRGMLGDGQMWSWC, from the exons ATGCCAGTTTCGTCTAACAAGCTTCAAGAGTTCACCATCAAGGCGGCCAATCAAAGCCAGATCGAACTGCACGCTAAGGTTTCTTATGTGATCTGGCCTAGAGCTCAAAGCTACGAG GAGTACTGGGAGGTATATAATACGGAGCGGAGGGAAGCACCATGGGGTAAAGATGCATTTCAAACTTG GGTCCTTGTGCACAGAGCTGACCCAGAGGGTGAGATCTACGCTGCATGTAAAAC GTATCGACGAAAATCGTTTGTTAAACATCGAGGAGCAGATGATATCGAAGATGGATATGTGTATGGTATGGCCTCAGTAGTCACCCCGAAGCAACATCTTC GTAACGGTTACGCAACTCGCCTCTTGAGCCTTCTCCATCGATACTTCGGTCCCGAGAACACACTCCCTCCTATCCCAGAATCATGGGGGAAAGGCCAACCTTACATTCCACTTCCCCCTGATATTGCGCCCAAAATTCCGAAAGCTTTAGGATCCATACTCTGGTCGGACGTGGGATCGACCTTTTATTCGCGCTGTCTGAGCGGACAAGATCGACAGGGATGGGTCGTAGATGATGCCTTGAACGGAGAGCTCGTGTGGAAGATCTTGCCCAATGCTGATCCTCTAGAAGAAGGCTATACCTGGATTTATCAAGAAGGACTTGTTTCAGTTGGCCAGGAATTGTCTATGCGTGTCCAAAACGAGCTCAGGAGATCAGACACCACGGAAAGGTCCATCTTCATGCAAGACCCTGCAAACCCTGGGaccctcttcttccttccgGTGAAAGGTGCATGGATGAACCCGGAATTCAAGTCTTTTCCTGTGGGACTTCGTATCAAGGCACCGTCCGGTAAATCTACAGAAGACGCTATCGTCCTCTTCACCGTGTCCAACCGCTCCATCAGGAAACGCTTCCTTGTAACCTTCGTCTCCAACCTTGATCCTTTGCAACTTCCATCTGTCCTCAAAGCATTCGATACTCTCGCCACCAAAGTCGGGCATGAAGAAGGATGTGTTTGGGGTCTTGATGCGGAGAGCGAGCTGGTGAAAGCTTGGAAGGCGCTGTCAGAGAGAGAGGTAGAGGTGgggagaagggaggaagTAGATGGGCACCTATTGGGTGTTGCTTGGTATGGTCGGGAAGAAGACAGGGGTATGTTGGGAGACGGACAGATGTGGAGCTGGTGTTAG
- a CDS encoding uncharacterized protein (Similar to TIGR gene model, INSD accession AAW43879.1~If this gene is real, it has duplicated and diverged from the subsequent gene CGB_E6360W) has product MTLTTDSRTQQLQQFTIRAANPGQAEQHARAAWAIWSKGKTWEQFWEIFQMEINVAEWGKDALVCWVLVRIDDLEGDIYAGCKTFRRNGWVKHRGADDIEKGYVYDVTYVVTPKHHLRNGYANRLLSLLHRHLGPEANLPPVPESWGKNQPALPLSPEVSSRVPKAIGSYLWSDIGSTFYSRCSIGENRPGWVVEEPSITELVWKIHPSTSSIEEPLEWLYIHDLKAVAEELHVRQQKRLREAITSERSLFLADPATPGNLGYVTIKGSWSAATDLSLPAGLRIKSPSGNSSDDAIILFTLHCSLIAPRFLIRYVSNLSPAQLSAALSAFDVIATKAGHTEGCVWGLTEEKELVEAWKAQPGREATIGRRPELDGHMLGVAWYGKEEDNGGLLDTQMWGWQ; this is encoded by the exons ATGACGCTTACGACCGACTCTCGAACGCAACAACTCCAGCAGTTCACTATCCGAGCTGCTAACCCTGGTCAAGCTGAACAACATGCCAGAGCCGCTTGGGCTATCTGGAGCAAGGGCAAGACATGGGAA CAATTCTGGGAGATCTTCCAAATGGAAATCAACGTGGCTGAATGGGGTAAAGACGCTCTTGTCTGCTG GGTGTTAGTTCGCATAGATGATCTTGAAGGTGATATTTACGCTGGGTGCAAGAC CTTCCGACGAAACGGCTGGGTAAAACACCGAGGGGCAGATGACATCGAAAAGGGCTATGTGTACGATGTGACTTATGTTGTCACTCCCAAGCACCATCTTC GTAACGGCTATGCCAATCGTCTTCTcagtcttcttcatcgccaTCTCGGCCCTGAGGCCAATCTCCCACCTGTACCCGAATCATGGGGCAAGAACCAACCCGCGCTCCCCCTCTCTCCCGAAGTTTCCTCTCGAGTCCCAAAGGCCATTGGATCCTATCTTTGGTCAGACATTGGCTCTACCTTTTACTCTCGATGCTCTATCGGCGAGAATCGTCCGGGATGGGTCGTTGAGGAGCCCTCCATCACCGAACTGGTCTGGAAGATTCACCCTTCAACTTCATCTATTGAAGAGCCTCTGGAGTGGCTTTACATTCATGATCTGAAAGCCGTCGCGGAGGAACTGCATGTCCGTCAACAAAAGAGATTGAGAGAGGCGATCACTTCTGAACGatctcttttccttgccGATCCGGCAACTCCAGGAAATTTAGGCTATGTGACCATCAAGGGCTCTTGGTCAGCAGCAACAGACCTGTCTTTGCCTGCTGGTTTACGAATCAAATCGCCATCTGGCAACTCCTCAGACGATGCGATCATTCTTTTTACCCTTCACTGCAGCCTCATCGCACCGCGCTTCTTGATTAGATACGTCTCTAACCTCTCCCCGGCTCAGCTCTCAGCAGCTCTTTCAGCATTTGATGTCATTGCCACCAAGGCGGGTCATACAGAGGGATGTGTTTGGGGCTTGacagaggagaaggaaCTGGTAGAGGCTTGGAAAGCCCAACCTGGAAGGGAAGCGACCATTGGAAGGAGACCAGAGCTTGATGGGCATATGTTGGGTGTGGCATGGTAtgggaaggaggaggacaACGGTGGTTTACTGGACACACAAATGTGGGGCTGGCAATAG